The Salvelinus namaycush isolate Seneca chromosome 13, SaNama_1.0, whole genome shotgun sequence genome includes a region encoding these proteins:
- the LOC120058079 gene encoding zona pellucida-like domain-containing protein 1, with protein sequence MVAKSSQLQLSDCGLNLRRPAYTDISVTCGTKSIGLAILICPAIYTGYNESLLILNNIMNDPACKGTVDRNVTPPVLRFELPLNTTNSCGSLFRTTSAPGTGIFSDFSNIQTVNISGVVRSYDPTTGTVTYNTELKYFYSCAYPLEYLINNTLIDVSASSIAVKDNNGSFISTLRLELFSDVNYTTPMVIPKLGLELRTKVYAQVKATNLTTQYNVLLDRCYASISPLPTNSTFFNLFVPCNKEQMTTMHENGNSHNARFSFPAFRFIEQQNETVSTYFLHCITRLCEKSSCSSFMQCNSRRRRGVVPATEDGVTEYKTLTSPPITTKAESIVASKEQLMGSNNSNSTSGLAVTVGFLAFACIIAIVIAAVFYKRLNH encoded by the coding sequence ATGGTCGCAAAGAGCAGTCAACTACAATTAAGTGACTGTGGATTGAATTTAAGACGCCCAGCATACACTGATATCTCAGTAACTTGCGGCACAAAATCTATTGGTCTGGCTATCCTCATCTGCCCTGCCATTTACACTGGGTACAATGAGTCCCTGCTTatcctcaacaacatcatgaatgACCCAGCCTGCAAGGGAACCGTGGATAGAAATGTGACTCCACCGGTCTTGAGGTTTGAATTACCCCTCAACACGACCAATTCTTGTGGCAGCCTCTTCAGGACAACCAGCGCTCCAGGCACAGGGATATTTTCTGACTTCTCCAACATCCAGACAGTCAACATCAGCGGTGTGGTCCGATCATATGATCCCACCACAGGGACAGTCACTTACAACACTGAGTTGAAGTATTTTTACTCCTGTGCCTATCCCCTAGAGTACCTGATCAACAACACCCTAATTGATGTGTCAGCATCCTCCATTGCAGTGAAGGACAATAATGGTAGTTTCATCAGCACTTTGAGACTTGAACTCTTCAGTGATGTCAACTACACTACTCCCATGGTCATTCCAAAACTGGGTCTTGAGCTGAGAACCAAAGTGTATGCGCAAGTCAAGGCCACCAACCTGACCACCCAGTACAATGTGCTCCTGGACCGATGCTACGCCTCCATTTCTCCTCTACCCACTAACTCCACTTTCTTCAACCTGTTTGTCCCTTGCAACAAGGAACAGATGACCACCATGCATGAGAACGGGAATAGTCATAATGCCCGCTTCTCCTTCCCGGCCTTCCGCTTCATCGAGCAGCAGAATGAGACCGTGTCCACCTACTTCCTACACTGCATCACCCGTCTCTGTGAGAAGAGCAGCTGCAGTAGCTTCATGCAATGTAACAGCAGGAGGAGAAGGGGTGTTGTTCCTGCTACCGAAGATGGAGTGACAGAGTACAAAACCCTCACCTCCCCTCCCATTACCACTAAAGCAGAGAGCATTGTAGCTTCAAAAGAACAACTCATGGGCAGCAACAACTCTAACTCCACTTCAGGTCTTGCGGTGACAGTGGGCTTCCTGGCCTTCGCCTGCATCATCGCCATTGTGATAGCAGCGGTCTTCTACAAGAGGCTCAACCATTAA